Genomic segment of bacterium:
ACAGCGAACTGCCGCCATACTTCAGGGCCGCGGAGATCACTGTAGTCCCTTCGTTGACTCAACCAGTGTGGTCCGAGCAGGTTGGAATGGTAGCCATCCAGAGCATGGCCTGTGGCACGCCTGTCATCACGACCAACTCCGGGTCAATTCCCGAGTTCGTTCAGGACGGAATCACCGGACTGCTTGTGCCAGAGCGTAATCCGGAAGCGATGGCTGGCGCGATTCTCGAGTTATTGCGGGACGACCGGCTTAGGCGGAAGCTGGCGACATCTGGAAGGGCGTACGCGGAAAAGCGCTATGACGCAGCAAGCAATGTGGCCAAAGTGCAGGACATATTGCTCCAACTTCTTGCCAGAACTCGGCCATCAGCGTTTGCATGTCCGAATCGTGCCAACCAGTCTGGTCCCGGGCCAGAATCAGAGGACAGCAGATCGACTTGAGCAACATGAACGGGTAGGTACAATTTGACTACCGCATGAGATGTCTTGTAAGCGCCCCATTCGACACCACGGCAAATGTGGGTATCTCCCTCTATATCCGCCGGATTATCCCTCGGCTGGCGGAGCACTGCCAACTCACCATCCTCACGCCAACCCCGCATCTCTTCTCCGACTACGGACGCGCCATCGAGATACCGGACAGTGTACGATTTCGAATCAGACGGCTGACTTGGGTCCTTACGCGACTTCGCGCATACTGTCGACAGAG
This window contains:
- a CDS encoding glycosyltransferase family 4 protein — translated: MRNLLAVHTPPKRIRRELYATWGVDLDLFSPSGARSVEIHHPHTILFVGRLVEQKGVRELLRAFSLVLEQEADAALVFIGDGPLGGEIRRFMRDHCTDDRIRLLGIIPNSELPPYFRAAEITVVPSLTQPVWSEQVGMVAIQSMACGTPVITTNSGSIPEFVQDGITGLLVPERNPEAMAGAILELLRDDRLRRKLATSGRAYAEKRYDAASNVAKVQDILLQLLARTRPSAFACPNRANQSGPGPESEDSRST